The proteins below are encoded in one region of Rhizobacter sp.:
- the pabB gene encoding aminodeoxychorismate synthase component I, with the protein MKPSIVPATLHATPQDLYARLGAVDGTVLLESSKQMPGLGGWSWVTGPAVATLETRGSRTTLVDAVSRHVLAEWADPFEAIASVLSQLPADTAARPAGLGFAGGLVGHLGYDLARFVERLPSIAADEPALPAMRLHLCDHLYAHDHASGTWYWCERATPWGDAETRQRVWATTRACATARTPAAGRFQAGAPQSRTPPARYLGQVQQVLDYIAAGDIFQANLSHRLEAPFEGDPYALYRALTARNPAPFSAYLPGDGFAIASVSPERFLKLDCTPAGRVVTARPIKGTLPREADPARDDAQRLALTHSVKDRAENLMIVDLMRNDLGRVAQVGSVKVERLFEAEPHPSVWQLVSTIRATLRDDLGVADLLRACWPPGSMTGAPKVRAMEIIEALEPVRRGPYAGAIGYFDASGAMDLSVVIRTAIVHGARVMVQLGGAVVADSDPARELAETEAKGRFIVQALRGS; encoded by the coding sequence GTGAAACCCAGCATCGTACCGGCCACGCTCCACGCGACGCCGCAAGACCTCTACGCACGCCTGGGCGCGGTCGACGGCACGGTGCTGCTCGAAAGCAGCAAGCAGATGCCCGGTTTGGGCGGCTGGTCGTGGGTCACGGGCCCGGCCGTGGCCACGCTCGAAACGCGAGGCTCGCGCACGACGCTCGTCGACGCGGTGAGCCGCCATGTGCTGGCCGAATGGGCCGACCCCTTCGAGGCCATCGCCTCGGTGCTGTCGCAGCTGCCGGCCGACACGGCGGCGCGGCCCGCGGGCCTCGGCTTCGCGGGCGGGCTCGTGGGCCACCTCGGCTATGACCTCGCGCGTTTCGTCGAGCGCCTGCCGTCCATCGCGGCCGACGAGCCGGCGCTGCCCGCGATGCGCCTGCACCTGTGCGATCACCTCTACGCGCACGACCACGCGAGCGGCACCTGGTACTGGTGCGAGCGGGCCACGCCCTGGGGCGATGCCGAGACACGCCAGCGCGTGTGGGCGACGACACGCGCCTGTGCCACCGCGCGCACGCCGGCCGCGGGCCGCTTCCAGGCCGGCGCGCCGCAGTCGCGCACGCCGCCGGCACGCTACCTCGGCCAGGTGCAGCAGGTGCTCGACTACATCGCGGCCGGCGACATCTTCCAGGCCAACCTGTCGCACCGGCTCGAAGCGCCGTTCGAGGGCGACCCGTATGCGCTGTACCGCGCGCTCACCGCGCGCAACCCGGCGCCGTTTTCGGCCTACCTGCCGGGCGATGGGTTTGCGATCGCGAGCGTGTCGCCCGAGCGTTTCCTGAAGCTCGACTGCACGCCTGCGGGCCGGGTGGTCACCGCGCGGCCGATCAAGGGCACGCTGCCGCGCGAGGCCGATCCGGCGCGAGATGACGCGCAGCGCCTCGCCCTCACGCACAGCGTGAAGGACCGTGCCGAGAACCTCATGATCGTCGACCTGATGCGCAACGACCTGGGCCGCGTGGCGCAGGTGGGCAGCGTGAAGGTGGAGCGGCTCTTCGAGGCCGAGCCGCACCCGAGCGTGTGGCAGTTGGTGTCGACCATTCGCGCCACCTTGCGCGACGACCTGGGCGTGGCCGACCTCCTGCGCGCCTGCTGGCCCCCGGGCTCGATGACCGGTGCACCCAAGGTGCGGGCGATGGAGATCATCGAGGCGCTGGAGCCGGTGCGGCGTGGGCCGTATGCGGGCGCGATCGGCTACTTCGATGCGAGCGGCGCGATGGACCTCTCGGTGGTGATCCGCACGGCCATCGTGCACGGCGCGCGGGTGATGGTGCAGCTCGGCGGCGCGGTGGTGGCCGATTCCGACCCGGCCAGGGAACTCGCCGAGACCGAAGCAAAAGGCCGCTTCATCGTGCAAGCCTTGCGGGGCAGCTGA
- a CDS encoding AsmA family protein, which yields MTPPPRTLVALLGASGVLLVLTLLMADWNWARPAVVRYLEHKSKREVQVDDLQIRLDADWQPVVRLRGLRVANAPWASGDRPFITAREASFTFDWATLFSHVRVMRRMHLVEADVDLQRQPDGLRNWRLTRPDDRGGARMRIQRLQAERSRLTLSHPGLGLTLEAHSTPLAQPHDGRTQRIAFQGRFGDAAWSGQAEAGPVLSMVDTGERFPLRGEARSGGTTLAVQGEIADLMQLSAVDTRVQLRGETLAQLHAFLPRGEWPASRPYRFDGQLAREGASWVARDAKLLLGRSDLAGEARYTPARSREGRASLQANTKSELLRLDDLPSRQGEPVVPLKAGPASATRVLPQRALPFDSVRRLDARITVQVDTLEAPTWPSAHQLKASATLDGGDLQLQLQQAELAGGRWQGRFSLGTRGKAPEAALQLSARGVKPTQLWPTLARQTDVEDVQWPTVTGSLTLSTLGPTLASWWRGLDGQLDLRFAGGSLPKKLDARLGLHAGRLLSSLVGGDKPVPIRCGAVSLAFSGGVGRTKALVLETERTQVQGIGSVRLADESWALVLTPEAHGGTLPASIVAQGTFRAAKVELAQREALPAASPSSSHGSCA from the coding sequence ATGACCCCACCGCCGCGCACCCTTGTGGCCCTGCTGGGCGCCTCGGGCGTCCTGCTGGTGCTCACGCTCCTGATGGCGGACTGGAACTGGGCACGCCCGGCCGTGGTGCGCTACCTCGAGCACAAGTCGAAGCGCGAGGTGCAGGTCGACGACCTGCAGATCCGCCTCGACGCCGACTGGCAACCCGTCGTGCGCCTGCGCGGGTTGCGCGTCGCCAATGCGCCCTGGGCGAGCGGCGACCGGCCCTTCATCACCGCCCGCGAGGCCAGCTTCACCTTCGACTGGGCCACGCTCTTTTCCCACGTGCGCGTGATGCGCCGCATGCACCTCGTCGAGGCCGACGTCGACCTGCAACGGCAGCCCGACGGCCTGCGCAACTGGCGCCTCACCCGCCCCGACGACCGCGGCGGCGCGCGCATGCGCATCCAGCGCCTGCAGGCCGAGCGCAGCCGCCTCACGCTCAGCCACCCCGGCCTCGGGCTCACGCTGGAGGCGCATTCGACACCGCTGGCGCAACCGCACGACGGCCGCACGCAACGCATTGCCTTCCAGGGCCGCTTCGGCGACGCCGCCTGGTCGGGCCAGGCCGAAGCGGGGCCTGTGCTCAGCATGGTCGACACCGGCGAGCGTTTCCCATTGCGCGGCGAGGCCCGAAGCGGTGGCACCACGCTCGCCGTGCAGGGCGAGATCGCCGACCTGATGCAGCTGTCGGCGGTCGACACCCGGGTGCAGCTGCGCGGCGAGACGCTGGCGCAGCTGCACGCCTTCCTGCCGCGGGGCGAGTGGCCGGCCTCACGGCCCTATCGCTTCGACGGCCAGCTGGCGCGCGAGGGCGCGAGCTGGGTGGCGCGTGACGCGAAGCTCCTGCTCGGCCGCTCCGACCTCGCCGGCGAGGCGCGCTACACACCGGCCCGCTCGCGAGAGGGGCGTGCGTCGCTGCAGGCCAACACGAAGAGCGAACTGCTGCGGCTGGACGACCTGCCCTCGCGCCAGGGCGAGCCCGTCGTGCCGCTGAAGGCCGGGCCCGCGTCGGCCACGCGCGTGCTGCCGCAGCGTGCCCTGCCCTTCGACAGCGTGCGCCGCCTCGATGCACGAATCACCGTGCAGGTCGACACGCTCGAAGCGCCCACCTGGCCGTCAGCGCACCAGCTGAAAGCCAGTGCCACGCTCGACGGCGGCGACCTGCAGCTCCAGCTGCAACAGGCGGAACTGGCCGGCGGCCGCTGGCAAGGGCGCTTCTCGCTCGGCACCCGCGGCAAGGCGCCCGAGGCCGCGTTGCAACTCAGCGCGCGCGGCGTGAAGCCCACCCAGCTCTGGCCCACGCTCGCACGCCAGACCGACGTTGAAGACGTCCAATGGCCCACGGTCACCGGCTCACTCACGCTGAGCACGCTCGGGCCCACCCTCGCCAGCTGGTGGCGCGGCCTCGACGGCCAGCTCGACCTGCGTTTCGCCGGCGGCAGCCTGCCGAAGAAGCTCGACGCCCGTCTCGGCCTGCACGCCGGCCGCCTGCTGAGCTCGCTGGTCGGCGGCGACAAGCCGGTGCCCATCCGCTGCGGGGCGGTGTCGCTCGCGTTCTCGGGCGGGGTGGGCCGCACCAAGGCCCTGGTGCTGGAGACCGAGCGCACCCAGGTGCAAGGCATCGGCAGCGTGCGCCTGGCCGACGAGAGCTGGGCGCTGGTGCTCACGCCCGAGGCCCATGGCGGCACGCTGCCGGCGTCGATCGTGGCGCAGGGCACCTTCCGGGCGGCGAAGGTGGAGCTCGCACAGCGCGAGGCGCTGCCGGCGGCGTCTCCTTCGTCATCGCACGGCAGTTGCGCCTAA
- the bioF gene encoding 8-amino-7-oxononanoate synthase — MRRDVRPKCRGCECSLFPLRAGFVICELRPSNPRAILPPSAIPRTQGPPRIAGRVNPSPRDEATLARPRPLSHDHDQRLAALDAASLRRTRRVVQAKDGPHLTVDGAPLLSFASNDYLGLSQHPALIAAAQEAAARYGVGATSSPLVCGHEGPHEALEAELAAFVGRPRALYFGSGYLANVGLVPALVGRGDAVFSDALNHACLIDGVRLARAEAHVYPHVDLAALAAQLAASTAQRKLVVTDAVFSMDGNIAPLRELLALCEQHDALLMVDDAHGFGVLGPQGRGSAAHLGMAGSPRLLYMATLGKASGCAGAFVAGEADAVEWVMQRARTYIFATATPAMVAAAVRASLRVIAEEDWRREHVAALTRRLRAGMVGLPWRLLASDTCIQPLIVGENQPTLDLAAALRERGLWVPAIRPPTVPAGTARLRISLSAAHRNEDVDRLLNALADVSTRPEA; from the coding sequence ATGAGGCGCGATGTGCGCCCGAAATGCAGAGGCTGCGAATGCAGCCTCTTCCCTTTGCGAGCCGGTTTCGTCATCTGCGAACTTCGGCCTTCAAATCCGAGGGCAATTCTGCCGCCGAGCGCGATCCCTAGAACGCAAGGGCCTCCTAGAATCGCGGGCCGTGTTAACCCTAGTCCGCGCGATGAAGCAACGCTCGCTCGGCCTCGCCCTTTGAGTCACGACCACGACCAGCGGTTGGCGGCCCTCGACGCCGCCAGCCTGCGCCGCACCCGCCGCGTGGTGCAGGCCAAGGACGGCCCGCACCTCACGGTCGATGGTGCACCGCTGCTCTCCTTCGCCAGCAACGACTACCTCGGCCTCTCGCAGCACCCTGCACTGATCGCCGCGGCGCAGGAGGCGGCGGCGCGTTACGGCGTGGGCGCCACCTCGTCGCCGCTGGTGTGCGGCCACGAAGGGCCGCACGAGGCGCTGGAGGCCGAACTGGCCGCCTTCGTGGGCCGCCCGCGTGCGCTCTACTTCGGCTCGGGTTACCTCGCCAACGTGGGGTTGGTGCCGGCGCTCGTGGGCCGCGGTGACGCGGTGTTCAGCGACGCCCTCAACCACGCCTGCCTGATCGACGGCGTGCGGCTGGCGCGGGCCGAGGCGCACGTCTACCCGCACGTGGACCTGGCGGCACTCGCCGCACAGCTCGCCGCCTCCACCGCACAGCGCAAGCTCGTCGTCACCGATGCCGTCTTCAGCATGGACGGCAACATCGCCCCCCTGCGCGAGCTCCTGGCCCTGTGCGAGCAGCACGATGCGCTGCTGATGGTCGACGATGCCCACGGCTTCGGCGTGCTCGGGCCGCAGGGCCGCGGCAGCGCCGCCCACCTGGGCATGGCAGGTTCGCCGCGCCTGCTCTACATGGCCACGCTCGGCAAGGCCTCGGGCTGCGCCGGGGCCTTCGTGGCCGGCGAGGCCGATGCCGTCGAGTGGGTGATGCAACGCGCCCGCACCTACATCTTCGCCACGGCCACCCCGGCGATGGTGGCCGCCGCAGTGCGCGCCAGCCTGCGGGTGATCGCCGAAGAAGACTGGCGGCGCGAGCACGTGGCAGCGCTCACCCGGCGCCTGCGCGCCGGCATGGTTGGCCTGCCCTGGCGGCTGCTCGCCTCGGACACCTGCATCCAGCCGCTCATCGTGGGCGAGAACCAGCCCACGCTCGACCTCGCCGCCGCCTTGCGCGAGCGCGGGCTGTGGGTGCCGGCCATCCGCCCGCCCACGGTGCCGGCCGGCACGGCGCGGCTGCGCATTTCGCTGTCAGCCGCCCACCGCAACGAAGATGTCGACCGCCTGCTGAACGCATTGGCCGACGTTTCGACACGGCCCGAAGCATGA
- a CDS encoding DUF98 domain-containing protein yields the protein MSVDRHPFPPDPQHAPLLRALMALDGSTTRVCEAIAQAPMTVQLLSQQQTDSVPPGVREQLGGERYLHRVTSLHAHGRVLMDNLSYTRLDAVPDWFLAKLDEGVAPIGHLLQKLFVQREPLQSTPEIESALWQHVGHPDLRASRCYRIVTERGPLMLIFETFRSGMVVNA from the coding sequence ATGAGTGTAGATCGACACCCCTTCCCGCCCGACCCGCAACACGCGCCGCTGCTGCGCGCGTTGATGGCGCTCGACGGCTCGACCACGCGTGTGTGCGAAGCCATCGCGCAAGCACCGATGACGGTGCAGCTGCTGTCGCAACAGCAGACCGACAGCGTGCCGCCCGGCGTGCGCGAGCAGCTCGGCGGCGAGCGTTACCTGCACCGTGTGACGAGCCTGCACGCCCACGGCCGTGTGTTGATGGACAACCTCTCCTACACCCGGCTCGATGCGGTGCCCGACTGGTTCCTCGCCAAGCTCGACGAAGGCGTGGCCCCCATCGGCCACCTGCTGCAAAAACTCTTCGTGCAACGCGAGCCGCTCCAGAGCACCCCCGAGATCGAAAGCGCGCTGTGGCAGCACGTCGGCCACCCCGACCTGCGCGCGAGCCGCTGCTACCGCATCGTCACCGAGCGCGGGCCGCTGATGCTCATCTTCGAAACCTTCCGCAGCGGCATGGTGGTGAACGCATGA
- the bioD gene encoding dethiobiotin synthase — MTVGYFVTGTDTEVGKTLISSALLLHLRKQHARVVGMKPVAAGTVPMAHGDDNEDVVAMRACSSIQVPRELDNPYCLPLPMSPHLAARAAGVRIELPLLVERYRQLAAQADAVVVEGAGGFFVPLNERETGADLAQALQLPVLLVVGLRLGCLNHAMLTAEAIGARGLTLAGWVANRIDPQMASPDDNIAYLQEHLGAPMWADVPRMAVPEPQHVQWRV, encoded by the coding sequence ATGACGGTGGGCTACTTCGTGACGGGCACCGACACCGAAGTCGGCAAGACCCTCATCAGCTCAGCGCTGCTGTTGCATCTGCGAAAGCAGCACGCACGCGTCGTCGGCATGAAGCCGGTCGCGGCCGGCACGGTGCCGATGGCGCACGGCGACGACAACGAAGACGTGGTGGCGATGCGCGCCTGCAGCTCGATCCAGGTGCCGCGCGAGCTCGACAACCCGTACTGCCTGCCGCTGCCGATGTCACCCCACCTCGCGGCACGCGCGGCGGGTGTGCGCATCGAGCTGCCGTTGCTCGTCGAGCGCTACCGCCAGCTGGCCGCACAAGCCGATGCCGTGGTGGTCGAAGGCGCCGGCGGTTTTTTCGTGCCCCTCAACGAGCGCGAGACCGGCGCCGACCTCGCGCAGGCGCTGCAGCTGCCGGTGCTGCTCGTCGTCGGCCTGCGCCTGGGCTGCCTCAACCACGCGATGCTCACCGCCGAAGCCATCGGCGCGCGTGGCCTCACGCTGGCCGGCTGGGTGGCCAACCGCATCGACCCGCAGATGGCCTCGCCCGACGACAACATCGCCTACTTGCAAGAGCACCTCGGCGCGCCGATGTGGGCCGACGTGCCGCGGATGGCGGTGCCAGAGCCGCAGCACGTTCAGTGGCGGGTTTGA
- a CDS encoding adenosylmethionine--8-amino-7-oxononanoate transaminase, which produces MSTLAARSVQAVWHPCSQMKQHETLPPLPVARAQGVWLYDPDGKRYLDAISSWWVNLFGHGHPHITASLHQQLDTLAHVMLAGCTHEPVVALSEKLGALTGLGHAFYASDGASATEIALKMSAHYWRNHGKFRKTRFIGLRNGYHGETAGALSVTDIPLFRDAYGPLLRISATVPTPDARKAAPGVSAEEHLLHCVQALQAYLEVHHAETAALIVEPLVQCAAGIATYDPAYLREARALCDRYEVHLVADEIAVGFGRTGSLFACEQARVRPDFMCLSKGITSGTLPLSLVLTTDEVYAAFYDDRVARGFLHSHSYTGNPLACRAALAVLEVFEQRDWMAANRETAARLTALCAPLMQHEKVLRTRQIGMMWGFDIDTDDPGFARRYHMAALQRGLLLRPIANTLYFMPPYVIDEEESAWLADGALAALNEALA; this is translated from the coding sequence ATGAGCACACTTGCAGCACGCAGCGTGCAGGCGGTGTGGCACCCCTGCAGCCAAATGAAGCAGCACGAGACCCTGCCGCCGTTGCCGGTCGCCCGCGCACAAGGCGTGTGGCTCTACGACCCTGACGGCAAGCGTTACCTCGACGCCATCAGCTCCTGGTGGGTCAACCTCTTCGGCCACGGCCACCCGCACATCACCGCATCGCTGCACCAGCAGCTCGACACGCTGGCGCACGTGATGCTCGCCGGCTGCACGCACGAGCCGGTGGTGGCGCTCTCCGAAAAACTCGGCGCGCTCACCGGCCTCGGCCACGCGTTCTATGCGAGCGACGGCGCCTCGGCCACCGAGATCGCGCTCAAGATGAGCGCGCATTACTGGCGCAACCACGGCAAGTTCAGGAAGACCCGCTTCATCGGCCTGCGCAACGGCTACCACGGCGAAACCGCGGGTGCGCTGTCGGTCACCGACATCCCACTCTTCCGCGATGCGTATGGCCCGCTGCTGCGCATCAGCGCCACCGTGCCCACGCCCGATGCACGCAAGGCCGCGCCGGGTGTCTCGGCCGAGGAGCACCTGCTGCACTGCGTGCAGGCCCTGCAGGCCTACCTGGAAGTGCACCACGCGGAGACGGCCGCGCTCATCGTCGAGCCGCTGGTGCAGTGCGCCGCCGGCATCGCCACCTACGACCCGGCCTACCTGCGCGAGGCGCGCGCCCTGTGCGACCGCTACGAGGTGCACCTGGTGGCCGATGAGATCGCGGTGGGCTTCGGCCGCACCGGCAGCCTCTTCGCCTGCGAGCAGGCCCGCGTGCGGCCCGACTTCATGTGCCTGTCGAAGGGCATCACGAGCGGCACGCTGCCGCTGTCGCTCGTGCTCACCACCGATGAGGTCTACGCCGCGTTCTACGACGACCGGGTGGCGCGTGGCTTCCTGCACTCGCACTCGTACACCGGCAACCCGCTCGCCTGCCGCGCGGCGCTGGCCGTGCTCGAAGTCTTCGAGCAGCGCGACTGGATGGCCGCCAACCGCGAGACCGCCGCGCGCCTCACCGCACTGTGCGCGCCGCTGATGCAGCACGAGAAGGTGTTGCGCACGCGCCAGATCGGCATGATGTGGGGCTTCGACATCGACACCGACGACCCCGGCTTTGCACGCCGTTATCACATGGCCGCGCTGCAACGCGGGCTGCTGCTGCGGCCCATCGCCAACACGCTGTACTTCATGCCGCCGTATGTGATCGACGAGGAAGAGTCGGCGTGGCTGGCCGACGGTGCGCTCGCGGCCTTGAACGAAGCGCTCGCATGA
- a CDS encoding UPF0104 family protein produces MASETAPAPRVPFTRRPWWPALSRSASAVFLALVLWLVLRYARTVKWGEVLAAIGDYPATTLMAAAALAIASHTLYATFDLLSRRYTGHQLPAWRVLATAFTSYAFNLNFGSLVGGVALRARLYSRQGLSAARISRIVGFSMLTNWLGYFVLAGVCCLWQPIAVPEAWSLGAGALQVLGAALVAIAAGYVALCFASPRRSFAVRGHHLHLPSGRAALLQLALSALNWGLIGATVYMLLPSQIDYAAALTALLAAAVAGVVTHVPGGLGVLEAVFLTLLSPPVAQSTLLAALLVYRALYYLVPLALAAVLYLGFELRLKPSSG; encoded by the coding sequence ATGGCGTCTGAGACGGCGCCGGCCCCGCGTGTGCCGTTCACGCGGCGACCGTGGTGGCCGGCGCTCAGCCGCAGCGCGTCGGCCGTGTTCCTGGCCTTGGTGCTGTGGCTGGTGCTGCGCTATGCCCGCACAGTGAAGTGGGGCGAGGTGCTCGCGGCCATCGGCGACTACCCCGCCACCACCCTCATGGCCGCCGCCGCCCTCGCGATCGCCAGCCATACGCTCTACGCCACCTTCGACTTGCTGAGCCGCCGCTACACCGGCCACCAGCTGCCGGCCTGGCGAGTGCTCGCCACCGCCTTCACGAGCTACGCCTTCAACCTCAACTTCGGCTCGCTGGTGGGCGGCGTGGCCCTGCGCGCGCGGCTCTATTCGCGCCAGGGCCTGAGCGCAGCGCGCATCTCGCGCATCGTCGGCTTCAGCATGCTGACCAACTGGCTGGGTTATTTCGTGCTCGCGGGCGTGTGCTGCCTGTGGCAGCCCATCGCGGTGCCCGAAGCCTGGTCGCTCGGCGCTGGTGCGCTGCAGGTGCTGGGGGCGGCGCTCGTCGCCATCGCGGCCGGCTACGTGGCGCTGTGTTTTGCTTCGCCCCGGCGCAGCTTTGCGGTGCGCGGCCACCACCTGCACCTGCCGTCGGGGCGTGCGGCCCTGCTGCAGCTGGCACTCTCGGCGCTCAACTGGGGACTGATCGGCGCCACGGTCTACATGCTGCTGCCATCGCAAATCGACTACGCCGCTGCCCTCACCGCACTGCTCGCCGCCGCGGTGGCCGGGGTCGTGACCCATGTGCCGGGCGGCCTCGGGGTGCTGGAGGCGGTGTTCCTCACGCTGCTGTCACCGCCTGTCGCGCAGAGCACGCTGCTGGCCGCACTGCTGGTCTACCGGGCGCTGTACTACCTGGTGCCGCTGGCGCTCGCCGCCGTGCTCTACCTCGGCTTCGAGCTCAGGCTGAAGCCTTCTTCGGGCTGA
- a CDS encoding cytochrome P450, with protein MNPLLTAPHQPDPYPLYAQLRAALPGGLHHDAELGLWVASSAAAVQAVLQHPALRVRPPAEPVPRTVAGTPSGAVFGGLMRQNDGPVHQKGKAWATPFLQRDWQVGEAAHRVVREGASPSAADLNGLLFEAPVRVLWALLHGADDAGTLPSDVRGLIASWSPTADASTRERGNEAAARLLARCEGDANRVGLFTQTCEATAGLMGAVLVALQREPGLRAQWQADPSLDDALALEVARHDAPVQNTRRFAAEDCEVHGLTVKTGDAILVLLASANRDPAANPDPDRFDLQRPTPRCFTWGLGGHACPGATLSRRIAMALLRAWHDEDAIGIATATRHWYHRPSPNGRLAQFGTAT; from the coding sequence ATGAACCCGCTGCTCACCGCCCCCCACCAGCCCGACCCCTACCCGCTCTACGCCCAGCTGCGCGCCGCGCTCCCGGGCGGCCTGCACCACGACGCCGAGCTGGGCTTGTGGGTCGCCAGCAGCGCCGCCGCCGTGCAGGCGGTGCTGCAACACCCGGCCCTGCGCGTGCGCCCACCCGCCGAGCCGGTGCCGCGCACAGTGGCCGGCACGCCGTCGGGCGCGGTGTTCGGCGGGCTGATGCGGCAGAACGACGGGCCAGTGCACCAAAAAGGCAAGGCCTGGGCCACCCCCTTCCTGCAGCGCGACTGGCAGGTCGGCGAGGCGGCGCACCGCGTCGTGCGCGAGGGCGCCTCCCCCAGCGCGGCAGACCTGAACGGCCTGCTCTTCGAAGCCCCGGTGCGGGTGCTGTGGGCGCTGCTGCACGGAGCCGACGACGCCGGCACGCTGCCGAGCGATGTGCGCGGGCTCATCGCAAGCTGGTCGCCCACGGCCGATGCGTCGACGCGCGAGCGTGGCAACGAGGCCGCGGCCCGCCTGCTCGCCCGCTGCGAGGGCGACGCGAACCGCGTCGGCCTCTTCACCCAGACCTGCGAGGCCACGGCCGGCCTCATGGGCGCGGTGCTCGTGGCCCTGCAGCGCGAGCCGGGCCTGCGCGCGCAGTGGCAGGCCGACCCGTCACTCGACGACGCCCTGGCGCTCGAAGTGGCGCGCCACGACGCTCCGGTACAGAACACGCGCCGGTTCGCCGCCGAAGACTGCGAGGTCCACGGCCTCACGGTGAAAACCGGCGATGCGATCCTCGTGCTGCTGGCCAGCGCCAACCGCGACCCGGCCGCCAACCCCGATCCCGATCGTTTCGATCTCCAGCGCCCCACACCGCGGTGCTTCACCTGGGGCCTGGGCGGCCACGCCTGCCCCGGTGCGACCCTGTCGCGCCGCATCGCGATGGCGCTGCTGCGCGCGTGGCACGACGAAGACGCGATCGGCATCGCCACGGCCACCCGGCACTGGTACCACCGCCCGTCACCCAACGGCCGCCTCGCGCAGTTCGGCACGGCCACCTGA
- a CDS encoding thioredoxin fold domain-containing protein, translating into MLRFACLVVATAALAACERPAAPVAAPAPPASATALVVPAPIGTPAAAGIAWLAASTEAEVDAAFAQAREQGKPVLLYWGAEWCPPCNQLKATLFNRQDFIERTRAFVPVYLDGDRPGAQKLGARFKVRGYPTLVLLSPAGQEMTRLPGEVDAQQITQVLTLALAMQRPVKAVLADARAGRALSAGEWQLLAFYSWETDAGDAQAQVLPPKQLPAALRELAAACPPAQAEAGTRLFLKAWAAAEAPRPDAKARERFLAVLRSAEASRVQMDVLANHAEALAKAFAPAGDKARTAVIDAFDASLAGLANDVTLSRADRASASIARVQLARLDAARGVPPALMSDIREQVARLDRETTDGYERQAVIPTLAYLLREAGAAPESDALLKANLARSHSPYYLMSSLASNAKKRGDRAEALRWSEEAWRRSEGPATRLQWGAAHVATLVELAPQDEARIEAAALQVLREAAAQPNAFYERSARSLQRVADTLATWQKKNPGHADAMSRLRTGLDALCAAVPEADGQRDACRSLLSPKKASA; encoded by the coding sequence ATGCTGCGCTTCGCTTGTCTCGTGGTCGCCACCGCCGCGCTCGCCGCCTGCGAGCGGCCCGCGGCGCCCGTCGCCGCCCCGGCCCCGCCCGCCAGTGCCACGGCGCTGGTGGTGCCGGCGCCCATTGGCACGCCGGCCGCGGCGGGCATCGCCTGGCTCGCCGCCAGCACCGAGGCCGAAGTCGACGCCGCCTTCGCCCAGGCCCGCGAGCAAGGCAAGCCGGTGCTGCTGTACTGGGGTGCCGAGTGGTGCCCGCCCTGCAACCAGCTCAAGGCCACGCTCTTCAACCGGCAGGACTTCATCGAGCGCACCCGTGCCTTCGTGCCGGTCTACCTCGACGGCGACCGGCCCGGCGCGCAGAAGCTCGGCGCGCGTTTCAAGGTGCGCGGCTACCCGACGCTGGTGCTCTTGAGCCCGGCCGGCCAGGAGATGACGCGCCTGCCCGGCGAGGTCGACGCGCAGCAGATCACGCAGGTGCTGACGCTGGCCCTCGCCATGCAGCGGCCGGTGAAGGCCGTGCTGGCCGATGCCCGCGCCGGGCGGGCGTTGAGCGCGGGCGAGTGGCAGCTGCTGGCCTTCTATTCCTGGGAGACCGACGCCGGCGACGCGCAGGCCCAGGTGCTGCCCCCGAAACAACTGCCGGCCGCCCTGCGCGAGCTGGCCGCCGCGTGCCCGCCCGCGCAGGCCGAGGCCGGCACGCGCCTCTTCCTCAAAGCCTGGGCGGCGGCGGAAGCGCCACGCCCCGATGCGAAGGCGCGCGAGCGGTTTCTCGCGGTGCTGCGCAGCGCCGAGGCGTCGCGGGTGCAGATGGACGTGCTGGCCAACCACGCCGAGGCCCTCGCCAAGGCGTTCGCACCGGCCGGTGACAAGGCCCGCACGGCGGTGATCGACGCCTTCGACGCCAGCCTGGCTGGCCTCGCCAACGACGTGACCCTGTCGCGCGCCGACCGGGCCAGTGCCTCCATCGCCCGCGTGCAGCTGGCCCGCCTCGACGCCGCTCGCGGCGTGCCGCCCGCGCTGATGAGCGACATCCGCGAGCAGGTCGCACGCCTGGACCGCGAGACGACCGACGGCTACGAGCGGCAAGCGGTGATCCCCACGCTGGCCTACTTGCTGCGCGAGGCCGGGGCGGCGCCCGAGTCCGATGCCCTGCTCAAGGCCAACCTCGCCCGCAGCCACTCGCCCTACTACCTGATGTCGAGCCTGGCGAGCAACGCGAAGAAGCGCGGCGACCGCGCGGAAGCCCTGCGCTGGAGCGAAGAGGCCTGGCGGCGCAGCGAGGGCCCGGCCACACGCCTGCAGTGGGGCGCGGCCCATGTGGCCACGCTCGTGGAGCTGGCCCCGCAGGACGAAGCGCGCATCGAGGCCGCCGCGCTGCAGGTGCTGCGCGAAGCAGCCGCGCAGCCGAATGCGTTCTACGAGCGCAGCGCGCGCTCGTTGCAGCGGGTGGCCGACACGCTGGCGACCTGGCAGAAGAAGAACCCGGGCCACGCCGACGCGATGTCGCGCCTGCGCACCGGGCTCGATGCACTGTGCGCCGCGGTGCCCGAGGCCGACGGCCAGCGCGACGCCTGCCGCAGCCTGCTCAGCCCGAAGAAGGCTTCAGCCTGA